Proteins co-encoded in one Prunus persica cultivar Lovell chromosome G6, Prunus_persica_NCBIv2, whole genome shotgun sequence genomic window:
- the LOC18775515 gene encoding putative zinc transporter At3g08650 yields MQFTFGKVLLFSLFSIVLFGYATAEFENEVSRKLISAPHKNVRSNVIDGTGIENSLSFEDSNNGLGELKSANSKVSVSTVALFTLAMAAATGLGAVPFFFVELDPQWAGLCNGMAAGVMLAASFDLVQEGQGHGAGNWVVIGLLAGGLFILLCKKFLEQYGEVSMLDIKGADATKVVLVIGIMTLHSFGEGSGVGVSFAGSKGFSQGLLVTLAIAVHNIPEGLAVSMVLASRGVSPQNAMLWSVITSLPQPIVAVPSFICADAFSKFLPFCTGFAAGCMIWMVVAEVLPDAFKEASPSQVASAATLSVAFMEALSTLFQNFTHDYNSEDASGFFVSLLFGLGPLLGGSVLVAFALAFHLQHALLMGAASGIAFVLGAWRPLQLLLSLKMGFLSIMFLLAMGAASVHILSTSILKIAGRKRTSVHNLPAVNGFPVSVHTLQSFLACGAVALHALAEGLALGVAAPKAYGLGRHMVLPVSLHGLPRGAAVASCIFGATDNWHAALAAAALIGFMGPISAIGAILAGIDYSGLDHVMVFACGGLLPSFGNVVKRAVRLDMRKSSCGILMGVGFATLCLTCTKLVCLHTPYCNSAPEAVR; encoded by the exons ATGCAGTTCACATTTGGGAAGGTTCTATTATTTTCACTCTTCTCCATAGTTCTCTTTGGGTATGCTACAGCTGAGTTTGAGAATGAAGTTTCGCGAAAGCTGATATCTGCTCCACACAAAAATGTGAGAAGCAATGTTATTGATGGCACTGGTATAGAGAATTCCTTAAGTTTTGAGGATTCAAATAATGGACTGGGTGAGTTGAAAAGCGCGAACAGCAAGGTCTCAGTGTCCACTGTTGCATTATTCACGTTGGCAATGGCTGCTGCCACTGGTTTAGGTGCAGTTCCATTCTTCTTTGTGGAGCTTGATCCACAATGGGCAGGGTTATGCAATGGAATGGCTGCTGGTGTAATGTTGGCTGCAAGCTTTGATCTTGTACAGGAAGGGCAAGGTCATGGTGCTGGGAATTGGGTTGTCATTGGGCTTTTAGCTGGTggcctttttattttactgtGCAAGAAG TTTCTTGAACAATATGGAGAAGTTAGCATGTTAGACATTAAAGGTGCTGATGCAACTAAAGTCGTTCTTGTGATTGGGATAATGACTCTTCATTCATTTGGGGAGGGCTCTGGTGTTGGGGTTTCATTTGCTGGCTCAAAGGGTTTCTCTCAGGGCCTTTTGGTAACTTTGGCTATTGCTGTGCACAACATACCAGAAGGATTAGCTGTGAGTATGGTGCTTGCATCCAGGGGTGTTTCTCCACAGAATGCCATGTTATGGAGCGTGATTACCTCATTACCACAG CCCATTGTAGCTGTTCCTTCATTCATATGCGCTGATGCGTTTAGCAAGTTTCTTCCTTTCTGTACGGGCTTTGCTGCTGGATGCATGATCTGGATGGTTGTTGCAGAGGTGCTTCCTGATGCATTCAAG GAAGCCTCTCCATCGCAGGTTGCATCAGCAGCTACTCTCTCTGTAGCATTTATGGAAGCTCTTAGCACCCTTTTCCAGAATTTCACCCATGATTACAA CTCAGAGGATGCTTCTGGCTTCTTTGTTTCATTACTATTTGGTCTTGGACCGTTGCTCGGTGGCAGTGTTCTTGTTGCATTTGCATTGGCTTTCCATCTCCAGCATGCTCTACTCATGGGTGCAGCATCTGGCATTGCCTTTGTCCTTGGTGCCTGGAGACCATTGCAGCTACTTTTGTCGTTAAAGATGGGTTTTTTATCTATCATGTTTCTGCTTGCAATGGGAGCTGCGtctgtccatattttgagcaCCAGTATTTTGAAGATTGCAGGTCGCAAAAGAACTTCAGTGCATAACTTACCCGCAGTAAATGGTTTTCCAGTGAGCGTTCACACCCTCCAATCATTCTTGGCATGTGGAGCAGTTGCCCTTCATGCTTTGGCTGAAGGGCTTGCACTAGGTGTTGCTGCACCAAAAGCTTATGGACTTGGTCGACACATGGTCCTTCCTGTCTCTCTACATGGACTCCCTCGGGGTGCAGCTGTGGCTAGCTGCATCTTTGGGGCTACAGACAACTGGCACGCAGCCCTTGCGGCGGCTGCTTTAATTGGATTCATGGGTCCAATATCTGCAATCGGAGCAATACTCGCAGGTATTGACTATAGCGGTTTAGACCATGTGATGGTTTTTGCATGTGGGGGGCTactcccaagttttggaaatgTAGTAAAGAGAGCAGTTAGGTTGGATATGCGTAAAAGTAGTTGCGGGATTTTGATGGGTGTGGGGTTTGCAACTCTGTGTTTGACTTGCACTAAGTTGGTCTGCTTGCACACACCTTATTGCAATTCTGCTCCAGAGGCTGTCAGATGA
- the LOC18771942 gene encoding protein RETICULATA-RELATED 3, chloroplastic — translation MSATAQLRYSTVARHHSNPSDNRRFSNNPNSSISFPYSKTLNRAISFVPKPIWDGKPELSFSGGNGDGHSGAGAGGNSGGWSRGGGDGNSDDSSPSSSSAFQGFGVLGMFLNGWRSRVAADPQFPFKVLMEEVVGVSSCVLGDMASRPNFGLNELDFVFSTLVVGSILNFTLMYLLAPTLSASAATLPSIFASCPASHMFEPGSYGLVNRLGTFVYKGAVFAAVGFAAGLAGTALSNGLIKLRKKMDPNFETPNKPPPTLLNALTWAAHMGISSNLRYQTLNGAEFLLEKGLPPLAFKTSVVVLRCLNNVLGGVSFVVLARLTGSQSVGEAKSVDGGGEVGSAAEKEKLVEESEDLQSNQSTYK, via the coding sequence ATGTCGGCCACTGCCCAGCTTCGTTACTCTACTGTTGCTCGACACCACTCTAATCCCTCCGATAATCGCCGTTTCTCCAACAACCCTAATTCCTCCATCTCCTTTCCCTACTCTAAAACCCTAAATCGGGCAATCTCGTTTGTCCCCAAGCCCATTTGGGATGGAAAGCCAGAGCTTTCGTTTTCCGGCGGAAATGGCGACGGCCACTCCGGCGCCGGAGCTGGTGGAAACAGCGGAGGCTGGAGCCGCGGCGGCGGAGATGGGAATTCCGATGATTCGTCGCCTTCATCTTCGTCGGCGTTTCAGGGTTTTGGAGTTCTGGGTATGTTTCTCAACGGTTGGAGATCTCGAGTTGCAGCCGATCCCCAATTCCCTTTCAAGGTTCTGATGGAGGAAGTGGTCGGCGTGAGCTCTTGCGTTCTCGGAGACATGGCTTCTCGCCCCAATTTCGGCCTCAACGAGCTCGACTTCGTCTTCTCGACTCTCGTTGTCGGCTCCATACTCAATTTCACACTGATGTATTTGTTAGCACCCACTTTGTCTGCTTCAGCTGCCACCCTGCCTTCGATCTTCGCCAGTTGCCCTGCTAGCCACATGTTCGAACCGGGTTCATATGGGTTGGTGAACCGTTTGGGGACATTCGTTTACAAGGGAGCCGTCTTTGCAGCTGTTGGGTTCGCTGCTGGGCTAGCTGGGACTGCCTTGTCAAATGGGTTGATCAaactgaggaagaagatggacCCGAATTTCGAGACACCAAACAAGCCTCCACCAACTTTATTGAATGCGCTCACTTGGGCAGCTCACATGGGTATAAGCAGTAATTTAAGGTACCAAACTTTGAATGGGGCTGAGTTTTTGCTGGAAAAGGGGCTTCCCCCTCTGGCATTCAAGACTTCTGTGGTGGTTCTGAGGTGCTTGAACAATGTGCTTGGTGGGGTTTCGTTTGTGGTGTTGGCGAGGTTGACGGGTTCTCAGAGTGTCGGTGAAGCGAAATCGGTGGACGGAGGAGGGGAGGTTGGATCAGCTGCAGAGAAGGAGAAATTGGTGGAGGAGAGTGAGGATTTGCAGAGCAATCAGTCGACTTACAAGtga